A region from the Geobacter benzoatilyticus genome encodes:
- a CDS encoding CxxxxCH/CxxCH domain c-type cytochrome, translating to MRWKTRVFLVLAFFAAMGLRSADAAIQCYECHGTSATADYRPNDSAYRNISTGAFKGSHKTHMAAGATAASCAPCHGGAAASYATSHRNGFIDLAGNVNDSPATGVYSKGSSFAQSPNPTLGTCSNVNCHFEAVTPTWAVAPLSAPADCDKCHGSAPADGSHPATSGSGKKHGDYYGLTTGSCVKCHPDHISEGSPFAHATSAGKRSLAVTFAAAPNSGFGRYTGNTNYPDYLPSQSPPRNGTCKNLYCHSPGNKASGVDLPNTTATWGGSLTCKGCHKADIASGSVIASGSHQGHVNGMSIGYTQIKCVKCHAATAGSSMTIVNTANHVDKQVTVAFSNTSSASAGSYNGQLATPAAPSVKAPGTAVGQCANVYCHSSGQGNGGTWPPAYQTPTWGTYATGQCGTCHGTQTKHDASGFGYGIATPLTTGSHTKHLSFLLGTGNVSAERKCAACHSYTLTGYSPGACSSSVCHTLMPVKHADYGINVGMPDYYGASASYSGSTKPGDGYGSCSNVYCHSNGLTTSPTYATATWGNAASGACGTCHGVTAAAPPASTPHVKHMGSANPYRFACAECHNGKVQAIADSTTAPAFTNLTSHVDKLRNVKFDSTNPFGTYSTATLSCRNLYCHSTGNTSVAAGNLPGVYGGKVYSRITWSGSTTCASCHGRSTANGMPDYANAGTPGSATSNSHGKHVTSSNIQCVECHEKTTKTNTSIRSAAPGYHVNGTNHDVFFNLSGLSPSGTYDDAQKKCSSTYCHGAGASLAWGGTTYCNSCHSANAGTTGGGGINNWGATPLSAHKLHWEDTATLPGKYLNYSTGNLGSAGTYRFTCASCHNPASTAHVNGYASGSYRAQVFFGYTSPGKKPTYTYTGTAGTADNGFAWSTGNTVCTATYCHSNGAGGAGNTAVSWATTVNSATNTRCKSCHSYTTASGSLINTNKHAKHADGSTYSFNCAKCHNLTTTDGAAIADKTKHVNKVKNVAWDSMNSDGSAYVNSTTACANIYCHSQGTTFTQPYTGTGKAPVTAVTWGGGQTLACNGCHGNVTYGTDYRRATPLYASGAPKGNAHQLHTDQSAGGGTPAVTDPQCLHCHATTTTTNTSITTYTNHVNKAYTVSGGSTFANGDSIGGAAVAVTATYTYNASGSTCSNVSCHPTGLSGAKSTDVAPWSDKQSCDDCHKVNLNNNTGYHHAMRNYSGSGASYPKTIPGATAGANDVNRRCTMCHVDHATFSPNLNASNTTYGSAGNLRMSIYSSVTATKGYANRDFFKTGSGGICVSCHNSELFKDTGNVRVKNETNSTKTVAIVLNNYTGSAHEYAISSAMKRDSKIFYSDCSKCHNGRRNEVAVFSGMTTATHDRDVRRIYASLGANLTDGNDENFCYRCHSATTDTSPGGGPAKTVANKDYYRTATMSSDAEKIFSVFAKTNKHNVAGYSGLHRPSPTDETRTYLSANKHVECADCHNVHSATATNATKGTSGVDPTNSASNWTAATGYTNVTVNGGDDEYKICFKCHSGYNTSVTSWKTGWADISKEFSTANASYHWVEGDKGAAKADTTYGNFNTTYVYKMMPRYNAYTDAQLRGVKMRCSDCHGSDNAENNPNGPHGSAYTRILKVPAGSSYTVWNSASKVGDTNIWCYNCHSSTFTNSGFSGNDGSLHTSKHSGDQCMDCHIKIPHGWQIPHLLKPYNMPANYPADNARYNGTGGTGGIAPVSGNWNRSGAWQESSCSPHQNCN from the coding sequence ATGAGATGGAAGACAAGAGTCTTTTTGGTTCTTGCCTTTTTTGCGGCTATGGGGCTACGCAGTGCCGATGCCGCAATCCAGTGCTACGAGTGCCACGGAACCAGCGCAACCGCCGATTATCGCCCCAACGACAGCGCCTACCGCAATATAAGCACCGGTGCCTTCAAGGGGAGCCACAAGACCCACATGGCGGCGGGGGCCACAGCCGCCAGCTGTGCGCCGTGCCATGGGGGTGCTGCTGCATCGTACGCCACGAGCCACCGCAACGGCTTTATCGACTTGGCCGGAAACGTGAATGACTCTCCAGCCACCGGCGTCTACAGCAAGGGGAGTTCCTTCGCCCAGAGCCCGAATCCCACGCTTGGCACCTGTTCCAACGTCAATTGCCATTTCGAAGCGGTCACCCCCACTTGGGCGGTGGCTCCATTATCGGCACCGGCCGACTGCGATAAATGCCACGGTTCCGCTCCTGCCGACGGGAGCCACCCCGCCACATCGGGCAGCGGTAAGAAACATGGCGACTACTACGGCCTCACTACTGGTTCCTGCGTTAAATGCCATCCCGATCATATTTCCGAAGGAAGCCCCTTCGCCCATGCCACGAGCGCCGGGAAAAGGTCGCTTGCCGTAACCTTCGCCGCCGCGCCCAACAGCGGCTTCGGCCGTTATACCGGCAACACGAATTATCCCGATTACCTGCCGAGCCAGAGCCCTCCCCGCAACGGCACCTGCAAGAACCTCTACTGCCACAGCCCCGGTAATAAGGCGAGCGGCGTTGACCTCCCCAATACCACCGCCACCTGGGGGGGGAGTCTCACGTGCAAGGGATGCCACAAGGCGGACATCGCATCGGGTAGTGTCATTGCGAGCGGCAGCCACCAGGGGCACGTGAACGGGATGAGCATCGGCTACACCCAGATCAAGTGCGTGAAATGCCATGCCGCCACCGCCGGCAGCAGCATGACCATAGTCAATACCGCCAACCATGTGGACAAGCAGGTGACGGTAGCCTTCAGCAATACGTCCTCTGCCTCCGCCGGTTCCTACAACGGCCAGCTCGCCACTCCGGCCGCTCCGTCGGTGAAGGCTCCCGGAACTGCCGTCGGACAATGCGCCAACGTCTACTGCCACTCCAGCGGGCAGGGCAACGGCGGCACCTGGCCACCGGCCTACCAGACCCCCACCTGGGGAACATATGCCACGGGCCAGTGCGGAACCTGCCACGGCACCCAGACAAAGCACGATGCCAGCGGCTTTGGCTACGGAATCGCGACTCCCCTGACCACAGGCAGCCACACGAAGCATCTCTCCTTCTTGCTCGGGACCGGCAACGTCAGTGCGGAGCGCAAGTGCGCTGCGTGCCATTCCTACACACTCACCGGTTATTCGCCCGGCGCATGCAGTTCCTCGGTCTGCCACACCCTGATGCCGGTCAAGCATGCCGATTACGGGATCAACGTTGGCATGCCCGATTACTACGGGGCGAGCGCTTCCTACAGCGGCAGCACAAAACCCGGCGACGGCTACGGTTCCTGCTCCAACGTCTACTGTCACAGCAACGGCCTTACGACTTCACCCACATACGCCACTGCCACGTGGGGAAATGCCGCCAGCGGTGCCTGCGGCACCTGCCATGGTGTGACTGCCGCCGCTCCGCCCGCCTCCACGCCGCACGTAAAGCATATGGGGAGCGCCAATCCATACCGTTTCGCCTGCGCCGAATGCCACAACGGCAAGGTCCAGGCGATCGCCGATTCAACGACGGCTCCAGCCTTCACCAACCTCACGAGCCACGTCGACAAGTTGCGGAACGTCAAGTTCGATTCGACCAATCCCTTCGGCACCTACTCCACGGCAACCCTGAGCTGCCGCAACCTCTACTGCCATTCCACCGGCAACACGAGCGTCGCGGCTGGCAACCTCCCCGGCGTTTATGGCGGCAAGGTCTACTCCCGGATTACCTGGAGCGGCAGCACCACCTGCGCTTCATGCCACGGCCGCTCCACCGCCAACGGCATGCCCGATTACGCAAACGCCGGCACTCCGGGGTCAGCAACTTCGAACAGCCACGGGAAGCACGTAACCAGCAGCAACATCCAGTGTGTCGAGTGCCACGAGAAGACCACCAAGACCAATACGAGTATTCGCTCTGCCGCTCCGGGCTACCATGTAAACGGCACCAATCACGATGTTTTCTTCAACCTGAGCGGCCTGAGCCCGAGCGGCACCTATGACGATGCCCAGAAGAAATGCTCCTCCACCTATTGCCATGGGGCCGGGGCATCCCTGGCATGGGGCGGGACCACCTACTGCAACTCATGCCACAGTGCCAACGCCGGCACCACCGGTGGCGGCGGCATCAACAACTGGGGCGCCACCCCCCTGAGCGCCCACAAGCTTCACTGGGAAGACACAGCAACCCTGCCGGGCAAGTATCTGAACTACTCCACCGGCAACCTGGGGAGCGCCGGCACCTACCGGTTCACCTGCGCCTCGTGCCACAACCCTGCTTCCACCGCCCATGTGAACGGCTACGCAAGCGGCAGCTACCGGGCCCAGGTATTCTTCGGCTACACCTCCCCCGGCAAAAAGCCGACCTACACCTACACCGGTACGGCGGGAACGGCCGACAACGGCTTTGCCTGGTCAACCGGCAATACCGTCTGTACGGCAACCTACTGCCATTCCAACGGAGCCGGTGGGGCCGGGAACACGGCGGTTTCATGGGCGACGACCGTCAACTCGGCAACGAACACCCGGTGCAAGTCGTGCCACAGCTATACAACGGCCAGCGGATCTCTCATTAACACCAACAAGCACGCGAAGCATGCCGACGGCAGCACTTATTCGTTCAACTGCGCCAAGTGCCACAACCTGACCACCACCGACGGCGCGGCCATCGCCGACAAGACGAAGCACGTGAACAAGGTGAAAAACGTGGCTTGGGACAGCATGAACAGCGACGGCTCCGCGTATGTGAACTCCACGACCGCTTGCGCCAACATCTACTGCCACAGCCAGGGGACCACGTTCACCCAACCATACACCGGCACAGGGAAGGCACCGGTCACCGCCGTCACCTGGGGGGGCGGGCAGACCCTCGCCTGCAACGGCTGCCATGGGAATGTAACTTATGGCACTGATTACCGCAGGGCAACACCCCTCTATGCGTCCGGAGCCCCCAAAGGGAATGCCCACCAGCTCCACACCGACCAATCCGCCGGGGGAGGCACTCCGGCAGTAACTGATCCCCAGTGTCTGCATTGCCATGCTACAACCACAACCACCAACACTAGCATCACCACTTACACCAATCATGTGAACAAGGCGTATACCGTTTCAGGTGGCAGTACCTTTGCCAATGGCGACTCAATCGGCGGTGCGGCAGTGGCGGTAACCGCAACCTATACCTATAACGCCTCGGGAAGCACCTGCTCCAACGTCTCCTGTCACCCCACCGGCCTGTCCGGCGCCAAGTCCACCGATGTCGCCCCCTGGAGCGACAAGCAGAGCTGTGACGACTGCCACAAGGTCAACCTGAATAACAATACCGGCTATCACCACGCCATGCGCAACTACTCCGGCTCCGGCGCTTCCTATCCCAAGACAATACCGGGCGCCACTGCCGGGGCCAACGACGTGAACCGCCGCTGCACTATGTGCCACGTGGATCACGCCACCTTCAGCCCGAATCTCAACGCCAGCAACACCACCTACGGCAGCGCCGGCAACCTGAGGATGTCCATCTATTCGTCGGTCACCGCCACCAAGGGATACGCCAACAGGGACTTCTTCAAAACCGGCTCCGGCGGCATCTGCGTAAGCTGCCACAACAGCGAGCTCTTCAAGGACACCGGCAACGTCCGGGTGAAGAATGAGACCAACTCCACCAAGACGGTCGCCATCGTGCTCAACAACTACACCGGCTCGGCCCACGAGTACGCCATCAGCTCGGCCATGAAGCGCGATAGCAAGATCTTTTACTCCGACTGCTCCAAGTGCCACAACGGCCGCCGGAACGAGGTCGCTGTTTTCTCCGGCATGACCACGGCTACCCATGACCGGGATGTGAGAAGGATCTACGCCAGCCTCGGCGCCAATCTGACCGACGGCAACGACGAGAACTTCTGCTACCGCTGCCACAGCGCCACAACAGACACCAGCCCCGGTGGCGGACCGGCCAAAACGGTGGCGAACAAGGATTATTACCGGACGGCAACGATGAGCTCGGATGCAGAAAAGATTTTTTCCGTATTTGCCAAGACCAACAAACATAATGTGGCGGGCTACTCAGGCCTTCACAGGCCAAGCCCCACTGATGAGACCCGTACTTACTTGTCCGCCAACAAGCATGTGGAGTGCGCTGATTGCCATAACGTTCATTCCGCCACCGCCACCAACGCCACCAAGGGGACCAGCGGCGTCGATCCGACCAACAGCGCCAGCAACTGGACGGCGGCCACCGGCTACACCAACGTGACGGTCAACGGCGGCGACGACGAGTACAAGATCTGCTTCAAGTGCCACAGCGGCTACAATACGTCGGTCACCTCCTGGAAGACGGGATGGGCCGACATCTCCAAGGAGTTCAGCACCGCGAACGCCTCCTATCACTGGGTGGAGGGTGACAAGGGGGCGGCCAAGGCCGATACCACCTACGGCAACTTCAATACCACCTATGTTTACAAAATGATGCCGCGCTACAACGCGTACACCGACGCCCAGTTGCGCGGCGTCAAGATGCGCTGCTCCGACTGCCACGGCTCCGACAATGCCGAGAACAATCCCAATGGTCCCCATGGGTCAGCGTACACAAGGATACTCAAGGTGCCTGCCGGGAGCTCCTATACGGTCTGGAACAGCGCTTCCAAGGTGGGGGATACCAATATATGGTGCTACAACTGCCACAGCTCTACCTTTACTAATAGCGGCTTCTCTGGAAACGACGGATCGCTCCACACATCCAAGCACAGCGGAGACCAGTGCATGGATTGCCACATCAAAATTCCACACGGTTGGCAGATTCCGCATCTGCTTAAGCCTTACAATATGCCGGCAAACTATCCTGCGGATAACGCCCGGTATAACGGTACTGGAGGCACCGGCGGGATTGCGCCAGTAAGCGGCAACTGGAACCGAAGCGGAGCCTGGCAGGAATCAAGCTGTAGCCCCCACCAGAACTGCAATTGA
- a CDS encoding cytochrome c biogenesis protein ResB, which translates to MTSRAIAFLANKKITVVLLLALIPLAVLEGQRRSVSGAVFIAFAVPLVLNLCCCLFCHLKATRRFTVERAGFLLFHAAFLMIIAGGIATYFTYSVGYVEVVEGEGFRDSRESYTEWTQQFGTRSGTGIGITVKKINLDFWPNGQIRYYDNIITLRDGVDVREAVLGVNGSVRHGTLLINLARYYGLAPHFTVITPAGENAGYVYVSDVTKNNTFDIPLAGRKATVSYDRLSDRKLDISVDLGKGRTVSRKIEPGDIIDLGNGSLKLTGIHLWNGLTVVRDVGKWPTYAGFAFFLTGLGMYYRRIFFGEGK; encoded by the coding sequence ATGACTTCTAGGGCTATTGCATTCCTGGCAAACAAGAAGATTACGGTGGTGCTACTGCTGGCGTTGATCCCCCTTGCGGTTCTTGAGGGGCAGCGTAGGAGTGTCTCCGGCGCAGTCTTTATTGCGTTTGCGGTGCCACTTGTCTTGAATCTCTGCTGCTGCCTGTTTTGCCATCTAAAGGCCACCAGGCGCTTCACCGTGGAGAGAGCGGGCTTTCTTCTCTTTCACGCGGCCTTCCTTATGATTATTGCCGGCGGCATTGCCACTTATTTCACCTATTCCGTTGGCTACGTGGAGGTGGTGGAGGGAGAAGGTTTCCGGGATTCGCGGGAAAGCTACACTGAGTGGACGCAGCAGTTCGGCACCCGTAGTGGGACGGGGATTGGCATTACGGTAAAAAAAATCAATCTCGACTTCTGGCCCAACGGTCAGATCCGCTATTACGACAACATCATAACCCTCCGTGATGGGGTGGATGTGCGAGAGGCTGTTCTGGGGGTTAACGGCTCCGTGAGACATGGAACGCTCTTGATTAACCTGGCCCGTTACTATGGACTTGCCCCCCATTTCACCGTCATCACACCGGCCGGAGAAAATGCTGGTTATGTCTATGTTAGCGACGTAACCAAGAATAACACCTTCGACATTCCCCTTGCGGGTCGCAAAGCCACGGTATCCTACGACAGGCTTTCGGATCGAAAGCTCGATATCTCTGTCGATCTCGGCAAGGGGAGGACCGTCTCCCGGAAGATAGAGCCGGGTGATATCATAGATCTGGGGAACGGGAGCCTGAAACTGACAGGGATACACCTCTGGAACGGTCTCACTGTTGTGAGGGATGTGGGCAAGTGGCCAACCTATGCGGGGTTTGCCTTTTTTCTGACCGGCCTGGGGATGTACTATCGGCGCATTTTTTTCGGGGAAGGGAAATAA
- the ccsA gene encoding cytochrome c biogenesis protein CcsA, translated as MAELEKTLLFGAIIVCAASSILHIVGWIFEREKVFKAGKELIGFFLLLVTGTIAVRWHYQGHGPYITFYEVLLSNVWITTAFFLLFTRKRKDLDSIGVFAMPIILLTVGAVAMSPSQISQLTPAYKSVWLILHITFAKLTYGSILVATALSISILLNRAVDAEKHGYIKRLTEPERADHLCHKLIAASLMFASVMIISGSIWANQLWGKYWGWDPVEVWSLVTWVVYGLYLHLRITYRFKGVPAAIYCIIAFLVSAVSFFIMPYVLNTVHNSFMFAK; from the coding sequence ATGGCAGAGCTTGAGAAAACACTCTTGTTCGGTGCAATCATTGTCTGCGCCGCGAGTTCCATTCTGCACATCGTGGGATGGATCTTCGAGCGGGAGAAGGTTTTTAAGGCAGGGAAGGAGCTCATCGGGTTCTTTCTACTTCTGGTCACCGGTACCATTGCCGTGCGCTGGCACTACCAGGGGCACGGGCCGTACATAACCTTCTACGAGGTGCTCCTTTCCAATGTGTGGATCACTACCGCATTTTTTCTCCTTTTTACGCGTAAGCGAAAAGATCTCGATTCCATCGGTGTCTTCGCCATGCCGATCATTCTTCTCACCGTCGGCGCCGTGGCTATGTCCCCGTCTCAGATATCACAGCTTACTCCCGCCTACAAAAGCGTCTGGCTCATTCTCCATATAACCTTCGCCAAGTTGACCTATGGCAGCATCCTGGTTGCCACAGCACTTTCCATTTCCATACTCCTGAATCGCGCTGTGGATGCGGAAAAACATGGATATATAAAGCGGTTGACGGAACCGGAACGAGCAGACCATCTCTGCCACAAGCTGATTGCCGCCTCCTTGATGTTCGCGTCGGTCATGATTATCTCCGGTTCCATCTGGGCAAACCAACTCTGGGGGAAGTACTGGGGATGGGATCCGGTGGAGGTCTGGTCACTGGTTACGTGGGTCGTGTACGGCCTCTACTTGCATCTCAGGATTACCTATCGCTTTAAGGGGGTGCCGGCGGCTATCTACTGCATAATCGCCTTTCTGGTGTCGGCGGTTTCGTTCTTTATCATGCCGTATGTGCTCAATACGGTGCATAATAGCTTTATGTTCGCCAAATAA